From a single Mycolicibacterium moriokaense genomic region:
- a CDS encoding LLM class F420-dependent oxidoreductase: MRVGVLTFVTDQGIGAADLGAAVEERGIESLFLAEHTHIPVKNPSPYPAGGPIPPKYYRTLDPFIVLTAAAGATETLLLGTCIALIPQRDPIITAKEVASLDLVSAGRFVFGVGVGWNRQEIANHGVDPAVRGRVADERLDAMINIWTQDEAEYHGEFVDFDPIFCWPKPVTKPYPPLYIGGGGPAAFRRIARLQAGWMAIAPSPDVLAGQLEELRAVTGQDVPVTVSQLGSQSVDSFAGYASLGVERVVVELPTEPRDETLRRLDQLAVDIAKLG; the protein is encoded by the coding sequence ATGCGGGTTGGGGTCTTGACGTTCGTGACCGACCAAGGAATCGGCGCTGCCGACCTCGGAGCAGCTGTCGAGGAGCGGGGCATCGAGTCGCTGTTCCTGGCCGAACACACGCACATCCCGGTCAAGAACCCGAGCCCGTATCCGGCGGGTGGCCCGATACCGCCGAAGTACTACCGCACCCTGGATCCGTTCATCGTCTTGACGGCCGCCGCGGGTGCGACCGAGACGCTGTTGCTCGGTACGTGTATCGCCCTGATCCCGCAGCGTGATCCGATCATCACCGCCAAGGAGGTCGCGTCGCTCGACCTCGTTTCGGCGGGCCGGTTCGTCTTCGGCGTAGGGGTTGGCTGGAACCGTCAGGAAATCGCGAATCACGGAGTCGATCCCGCCGTGCGCGGCCGGGTGGCCGACGAGCGGCTGGATGCGATGATCAACATCTGGACGCAGGACGAAGCCGAATACCACGGTGAATTCGTCGATTTCGACCCGATCTTCTGCTGGCCCAAGCCGGTGACGAAGCCGTATCCGCCGCTGTACATCGGTGGCGGGGGACCGGCGGCGTTTCGGCGCATCGCGCGACTGCAGGCCGGCTGGATGGCGATCGCCCCGTCTCCGGACGTGCTCGCCGGGCAACTCGAGGAGCTGCGTGCCGTCACGGGCCAGGACGTGCCGGTGACGGTCAGTCAGCTCGGCTCGCAGTCGGTGGATTCCTTCGCCGGCTACGCATCTCTCGGCGTCGAGCGGGTCGTGGTGGAACTTCCGACGGAGCCGCGCGACGAGACGCTTCGACGGCTGGACCAGTTGGCGGTGGACATCGCGAAGCTCGGTTAG
- a CDS encoding carboxymuconolactone decarboxylase family protein — protein sequence MTLLRPLSADEWGDDEYAAVGALFGIPGDDVPRAGSGSARDPLKFDILGVLVRHPAMAREFLAYNAFLLQRGELPLRLRELAILRLAHTRRSAFFWGEHVRVAIAGGLSEADIARLAQGNDGFEGPDRLVLEATDELLADGRAAPRTWERLVDEFGTPQAMELIFVVGTYAMLAIACDTWALTPPPGSAKLPNPRPPSP from the coding sequence ATGACGCTGCTGCGCCCGCTTAGCGCGGACGAGTGGGGTGACGACGAGTACGCGGCCGTCGGCGCGTTGTTCGGGATACCGGGTGACGACGTACCGCGTGCCGGCTCCGGCAGCGCCCGTGACCCGTTGAAGTTCGACATCCTCGGGGTGCTGGTCCGCCATCCGGCGATGGCCCGGGAGTTCCTGGCCTACAACGCGTTTCTGCTGCAACGCGGGGAGCTGCCGCTGCGCCTGCGTGAGCTCGCGATCCTCCGGTTGGCCCATACCCGGCGATCGGCGTTCTTTTGGGGCGAGCACGTCAGAGTCGCGATCGCCGGAGGTCTGTCCGAGGCGGACATCGCGCGTCTTGCTCAGGGCAACGACGGGTTCGAGGGTCCGGACCGGTTGGTGCTCGAGGCAACCGACGAACTGCTCGCCGACGGGCGCGCCGCGCCGCGGACCTGGGAACGCCTTGTCGACGAGTTCGGCACACCCCAGGCGATGGAGCTCATCTTCGTCGTCGGCACCTACGCGATGCTGGCGATCGCGTGCGACACCTGGGCTCTCACGCCACCTCCGGGTAGCGCCAAACTACCCAATCCGCGTCCACCGTCGCCCTAA
- a CDS encoding DUF302 domain-containing protein, giving the protein MSASEPQATPFDGVRLRFDSTKSYDNLVEAVLADVGHEPVPIDDIGQRFASWESYEHEVQKHVGPGGFMLFGSLNHGGWIAKTGIHRKVLRLIIGNPLIAITMIRHDVTAGLFAPVELLLTDEENGSALTYVVPSSLMVVEPNPPLLAAAQELDVKLAALAAKVTGA; this is encoded by the coding sequence ATGTCCGCATCTGAGCCGCAAGCAACCCCCTTCGACGGCGTCCGCCTTCGCTTCGACAGCACCAAGAGTTACGACAACCTCGTCGAGGCGGTGCTGGCCGATGTCGGCCACGAACCCGTGCCGATCGACGACATCGGGCAGCGCTTCGCAAGCTGGGAGTCCTACGAGCACGAGGTACAGAAGCACGTCGGCCCAGGCGGTTTCATGTTGTTCGGTTCGCTGAATCACGGCGGGTGGATCGCCAAAACCGGCATCCACCGAAAGGTGCTGCGTCTCATCATCGGAAATCCGTTGATAGCGATCACCATGATTCGCCACGACGTGACCGCGGGGCTGTTCGCGCCGGTCGAACTCCTGCTGACCGACGAGGAGAACGGCAGCGCACTGACCTACGTCGTGCCGTCGTCCCTCATGGTCGTCGAACCCAATCCACCGTTGCTCGCCGCCGCGCAGGAACTCGACGTCAAGCTCGCCGCACTCGCCGCGAAGGTCACTGGGGCCTAA
- a CDS encoding TIGR03619 family F420-dependent LLM class oxidoreductase, which yields MKIGIATPVVTNVGGAALTWERDATIEDIGRVAEAADRLGYYHLTCSEHIGIPSSEAGRRGARYWDPLATFGYIAARTERIRLATMTLVLGYHHPLAVVKRYGTLDHVSKGRVILGVGVGSLREEFDLLGAPFEDRGARGDDALRALRAALPTKEPAYDGDFYSFSGLTVDPCALQPHMPIWVGGRTKRSLRRALTLADGWSPFAVPIDTAAEWLKDRDVPPGFEVVLPPERPLDPVGNPAAVEATLEKMAAAGTTTVFAHFVHRSCGHYLEQIHALAELHGLDGET from the coding sequence GTGAAGATCGGCATTGCGACGCCGGTGGTCACCAATGTCGGCGGTGCGGCCCTGACGTGGGAGCGCGACGCCACGATCGAGGACATCGGTCGGGTCGCCGAGGCGGCGGATCGGCTCGGGTACTACCACCTGACGTGCAGCGAACACATCGGCATCCCCTCGTCGGAGGCCGGCCGGCGCGGCGCACGCTACTGGGATCCGCTGGCCACGTTCGGCTACATCGCGGCTCGCACCGAGCGGATCAGACTGGCGACCATGACGCTGGTGCTCGGGTATCACCATCCGCTGGCTGTCGTAAAGCGTTACGGCACACTGGATCATGTCAGCAAGGGGCGGGTGATCCTCGGCGTAGGTGTCGGATCGCTGCGCGAGGAGTTCGATCTGCTCGGTGCACCGTTCGAGGACCGCGGGGCGCGCGGCGACGATGCCCTGCGGGCGCTGCGCGCTGCGCTGCCGACGAAAGAACCCGCATACGACGGCGATTTCTACTCGTTCAGTGGTCTAACCGTCGATCCCTGTGCGCTACAACCACATATGCCGATCTGGGTCGGCGGCCGCACGAAACGGTCGCTGCGACGGGCGCTCACGCTCGCCGACGGGTGGAGCCCGTTCGCCGTGCCGATCGACACCGCCGCCGAGTGGCTGAAGGACCGCGATGTCCCGCCCGGCTTCGAAGTGGTCCTACCGCCGGAGAGGCCGCTGGATCCGGTGGGAAATCCCGCGGCGGTCGAGGCGACACTGGAGAAGATGGCCGCCGCCGGCACGACGACCGTCTTCGCCCACTTCGTGCACAGGTCGTGCGGGCACTACCTCGAACAGATCCACGCGTTGGCCGAGTTGCACGGACTGGACGGAGAGACATGA